aaaaaaaaaataaataaaggAGGCTGGTACCagtggtcacgtgacacaaCAAACAGAAGGATCTTGTATATTCGGGTAACAGGGGTCAGCCGGGTAACATGGGTCTCCGGGTAACGACGTACGCCCGGGTAATGTTGTGCCCCCGGGTAACTTAGTACCGCCCCGGAACGACGATTGTCGCCCGCCGCCCCCCGGGGAACTGTCcccctttttttttttttttttttttttttgttctttcttcctccCGTTTCCTTTCGTAATTGTCTATTTGTCTGTCTATTTGTCTGTCTATTTGTCTATCTACTGTGTTCTACTCTAGCGTGTTCTACCTTTCCCCAGATCGCAGGCCCTCGTACACCATGACGCGGGCCTGCCGGCCTGCCGTTTCTTTTCCGTTCCCCTCCCCTCCCCTCGTCTTCCCTCGTCTCCCCTATTCCATGGAAAAGCCGGCCCGAACACTCACCCACCAACATCATTACTACCCACTTCCCTCCTCTCCCATGCCATGTGCTAGCCATCTGCCAGCCATGTGCTGCTGTGCTGCTACACCACTCTTGTCTCTCCCACCGGTACCCGcttttttccagtttttccagtttttcgtttttcgctctttcttctttcttcacaATCAATTATTTGCAATTTTGCTTGTagtcatttttttttttctttctctctctctatatgCCTTTTTCTACTAAGGAAAAGAGGGTCTTGCTTCGTCTTTTTGTAAGTTTCATAAGCACATCACATCACATCACTTCGCTTGACTTCACAGTGCCCCTCCACAAGGTTCATCGACACTAGCACACCCTCAGGTCCCACACAGTACAATCCCTTGAGTGAGTTCTACCATTCAAAGTTTCCCCTAGGCCCCTCCTGTATTATCGTAACTTCGGAAATTAGTTACAGCAGCTAAATTAGTACAGGCTACAAAGCATCCAAAGTTGTACTTTCTACTACGTAAACGAGTTCAAGTTCGAgttcagaagaaaaatatttattCAATATAAAGATGCAATCGTCCAGCTCAAGTGCTTCCAGCAGTAGACATGTGTCAATCGTGGAACTTTTGTCCACGCCTCCCAATGCCAACACGAATAATAGCCTGGCTTCAGGACCCTCGAACGGTAATCTGAGCGCAGGTACGAACGGAATTGCGCCAAATATCAGTTTGACTTCCGCTTCGAATCCAAGTCTAATCAacaattcaaattcaaaccCAAACATGAGCCCAGGTCTCAACGGGAACGACATCGATAGTATCAGCAGCGGTATCAGCAGCACCAGCGCGACGAGTCTCGCCAGTTTGCACCAGCAAGCCGCAGCCGCAGGCGTAGAAAACTCTCTCCCGGaataccaacaacaacagcagcagcagcagcaacaggCGAACGCATTCATGTCCCCCTCACCGGCCCTCTCAGCCCTCGATTCGCACACTGTGTCGCGTACCAACTCAGAATCGTCCTTCGACACCCAGCTCTCGAGAATCCACACCACCAAGTGGCAGCTCATCCCCTTGTCGCAGCTCATCgaacaaaacaaattgATCTTCATCAACGGATCGATGTCCGTCGAAGAGGCGTTCAACACCTTGGTCAAACACAACTTGACGTCGTTGCCCGTCGAAAAGTTCCCAGACGACATGGACTGTCTCACCTTCGACTACAACGACTTGAACTCGTACTTGCTCTTGGTACTCAACAAGATCACCGTAAACAACGCAGAAGTCACCAGACAGTGCCAGCTGGGACAACCGGTCCCCGTCGGAGAAATCGTCAAGCTCACCCCGAAAAACCCCTTCTACAAATTGCCCGAGCAAGAAAACTTGTCCACCGCAATGATGATCCTTGGATCTGGTGTCCACAGAGTCGCCATCACCAACCAGGAAAATACAAAGATTAAAGGTATCCTATCGCAGCGCAGACTGATCAAGTACCTCTGGGACAACGCCAGATCGTTCCAGAACTTGGAACACCTGTTCCAAAAGACGTTGAAAGACCTCAAGATTGGCGTATTAGACACTCACGCAAAACCAACTACAAGGCAATCAAGAATTATCTCCATCCAGGGCGACGAATTGTTGATCATGGCCCTCTTCAAGATGCACACGGAACGTATTTCCTCCATCGCAGTAATAGACCACCAGGGCAACCTCTTGGGGAACATCTCCGTAACAGACGTCAAACACATCACCAGAACCTCCCAGTACCCGCTCTTGCAGAACACCTGCTTGCACTTCATCAGCGTCATCCTAGACAAGAGAGGTATCGAAATGGGTAAGGACTCTTTCCCTATCTTCCACGTGTATCCAACCTCCTCCTTGGCAAGAACAATCGCAAAACTAGTCGCTACAAAGGCTCACAGATTGTGGATCGTACAGCCTTCTGGCGATACTCCGGTAGATAGTGAAAAGGATAAACGCTCCGGTAAATTGATCGGTGTCGTCTCTTTGACTGATATCTTGGGCTTGCTAGCAAGACACCAGACAGAGTTCAAACAAGTCGACCCGCTAACTGcaagaagacaaagagGAAGTATCGTATGATGCCATTGGaaattctatttttttttttttctccctcCAAAGTCTATGGTCCCTCAACCGTTATttatttctctctctctctctgcATCTCAACTAGTGTCGTCATCTTATCACTGGCATGTGGATAAAAGGTGTCCAtctatatgtatatatactacATATTATTATATCCATTATCTATAACAGTAAGTTCTAATTCTAGTAAACCATACTTCTCCCTTGACCAGTTATGTGCTGCTATGCGCTATGCTAGGTATACTATACTTACGCATACTATACTTACACATCTGTATATGGTTTGtgaatgaaaataaaaaaaaaaaaaaaaaaaaaaaaaattaaatgcGGAATTCAAAATGTCTAGAGACTAATCAATGTCATCGCACTGATCCACCTGGCTAAAACAAATACGCAGCAGGCAGGCAACTTACCGGATTACCAAATACTGACCACAACTGTACATACAATGTCTCGCCAAGTTCCAAAATCACTACTACAGCGCCAGGCCAGACGTTTGTCCCCTGCTACCCAAGCACCACAACCTACACTAAGTGCGTTGGTTTCTCAATTCACGCTTTCGGATAACTTTGATGACACTACTTTGGAAGACCAATACGAGCAATTGAAGCCTCTATTAGATGATATAACATATTCCAATGTTCCCTTTGATAAATGGACTTCCAATAACCTCAATGTGCTCAAACATCATCTAGATACAAAGGCTCATCTACCTTGGAAATCTCTGCCCATGCAAGAAAAACGGGTTTGGTATCTACTAGGATATGGGACCTGGGGTCCCAGAAGAGACTTCAACAAGCTAAAACCTAACGATATCCAATGGGACCAGAAGGCTACTGTAGCTGCACCAAACTCAAccaaaaaattgaagactGTCAACCCAATAGTACTCTGTTCCGAAGATAGAATTCAATGggacaagaaaaaaagaaggttggATCCATTAACAATATCAGTAGGCGCATTTGCATCAATAATCACACTTATAGCATTGACCGTATGAATGTGGTGAAATCGGAAACGGATTTGGGTATATTATCTAGGTACTGAATATACAATATAGGTATATTTATCAATGTTAATTTAATTGTTTGATATAAGTCAATTTGAAAGGGAAAACAAATAGAAACAGAACAACTTGTATATTATAGTTAAGCTATcgagttttttttttctttcttgcaaAGTCGTCTCTCGGCGCGCCCAGCCCTCATATGTTGCAATGATATATTGCAgttttcttgatttcttgaaattcTCTGCTTCAATTGTCATCCTCATCGTCCTCGTCAGCCATATCTTCCATATCGTCCTCCCATGATTTTTCAACAGTTTCCTTGACACGTTTAACGTACTGAGATTTATGGTCCTGGAATAATGTGGCAGCCTCCACATTTGCAGGAGATGCTGGGTTAGGGTCGTTGAATAAAGATTGGATGGACGTTAGAATAGAGGCAACGTCATAAGTCGGAGTCCATCGATTCTGAAGAATATCCAAACATATCTCACCGTTCGCATATACATTGGGATGGAACATTTCACTTAAAAATTTGACATGAGGTGGCTTGTTAGGATACTCCTCATCGAACTCCAATAATAATCTAAATGTACCGTCCTCGTACGGCGTATCTGCTGGTCCGATAATCATCGCATTCCAAATCATGACATTGTCGGGCAACGGCGATGCCGATACCCCTGGCGGAGAATCCTCCTTCATTCTTTTGAAATCTCTCATTAACCTCCTCCTAGCCGGCGTAGACATCCTTTATAGGT
The Kluyveromyces marxianus DMKU3-1042 DNA, complete genome, chromosome 1 DNA segment above includes these coding regions:
- the RAD6 gene encoding E2 ubiquitin-conjugating protein RAD6; the protein is MSTPARRRLMRDFKRMKEDSPPGVSASPLPDNVMIWNAMIIGPADTPYEDGTFRLLLEFDEEYPNKPPHVKFLSEMFHPNVYANGEICLDILQNRWTPTYDVASILTSIQSLFNDPNPASPANVEAATLFQDHKSQYVKRVKETVEKSWEDDMEDMADEDDEDDN
- the SDS23 gene encoding protein SDS23 codes for the protein MQSSSSSASSSRHVSIVELLSTPPNANTNNSLASGPSNGNLSAGTNGIAPNISLTSASNPSLINNSNSNPNMSPGLNGNDIDSISSGISSTSATSLASLHQQAAAAGVENSLPEYQQQQQQQQQQANAFMSPSPALSALDSHTVSRTNSESSFDTQLSRIHTTKWQLIPLSQLIEQNKLIFINGSMSVEEAFNTLVKHNLTSLPVEKFPDDMDCLTFDYNDLNSYLLLVLNKITVNNAEVTRQCQLGQPVPVGEIVKLTPKNPFYKLPEQENLSTAMMILGSGVHRVAITNQENTKIKGILSQRRLIKYLWDNARSFQNLEHLFQKTLKDLKIGVLDTHAKPTTRQSRIISIQGDELLIMALFKMHTERISSIAVIDHQGNLLGNISVTDVKHITRTSQYPLLQNTCLHFISVILDKRGIEMGKDSFPIFHVYPTSSLARTIAKLVATKAHRLWIVQPSGDTPVDSEKDKRSGKLIGVVSLTDILGLLARHQTEFKQVDPLTARRQRGSIV